In Staphylococcus lloydii, the following proteins share a genomic window:
- the mscL gene encoding large conductance mechanosensitive channel protein MscL, whose protein sequence is MLREFKEFALKGNVLDLAVAVVMGAAFNKIITALVSYIIMPLIGLIFGTVDFAKSWSFMGIQYGMFIQSIIDFLIIAFALFVFVKIANTLMKKEEEEEELEENTVLLTEIRDLLREKN, encoded by the coding sequence ATGTTAAGAGAATTTAAAGAGTTCGCCTTAAAAGGTAACGTACTCGACTTAGCCGTTGCAGTAGTAATGGGGGCAGCTTTCAACAAAATTATCACTGCATTAGTTTCATACATTATCATGCCATTAATTGGTTTGATCTTTGGTACAGTTGATTTTGCTAAAAGCTGGTCATTCATGGGTATTCAATACGGTATGTTCATTCAATCAATCATTGACTTCTTAATCATTGCATTCGCATTATTCGTATTCGTGAAAATTGCTAATACATTAATGAAAAAAGAAGAAGAAGAGGAAGAACTTGAAGAAAACACTGTATTACTTACTGAAATTAGAGATTTATTACGTGAAAAAAATTAA